A region from the Hippoglossus hippoglossus isolate fHipHip1 chromosome 16, fHipHip1.pri, whole genome shotgun sequence genome encodes:
- the nradd gene encoding tumor necrosis factor receptor superfamily member 16 isoform X2 translates to MRLFAVCALLLFKVSLGDACASNQFTESGQCCSLCPAGFGAEAQCGKEDTKCAPCPKGTFSSSEGLGPCLPCSKCPRSVPMAASCSAVEDTQCECDNGFFFWREHGLCAPCSKCTRGEGAVRQCGLQGDIVCQMCGQGMYSEEHMSTKSCQACTQCSDSEVEIRSCMPNSDTLCMDKKLHILSRPAEADGTREAPEEDVTEGQEASPSPGTPKFTPRDEGSSNNILAYVSVLAAVVLGLLIYVAYKCWRSCKQKKALSKARAAELGSSPEGEKLQSDSGVFLDSHSLQDNQLSKGAKIESKQDTRSYVNLPPNRQEEVERLLQEGGGRGWRQLGAALGYEPEQLDLFGRGEAPAHTLLSNWAQKEGSTLGLLCSALVRIERPDVVTGLTCPAQGVSVV, encoded by the exons ATGAGACTCTTTGCTGTGTGCGCGCTTCTGCTGTTCAAA GTCAGTCTGGGAGATGCCTGTGCCAGTAACCAGTTTACTGAGTCGGGGCAGTGCTGCAGTCTGTGTCCCGCTGGCTTCGGAGCGGAGGCACAATGTGGGAAAGAGGATACCAAGTGCGCACCGTGCCCAAAAG GAACATTTTCCTCCTCCGAAGGCCTCGGCCCCTGCCTTCCCTGCAGCAAGTGTCCACGCAGCGTCCCGATGGCTGCCTCTTGCTCTGCCGTCGAGGACACGCAATGTGAATGTGACAACGGCTTCTTCTTTTGGAGAGAGCACGGCCTGTGCGCGCCTTGCTCCAAATGCACCCGTGGCGAGGGCGCCGTCCGGCAGTGTGGCCTTCAGGGAGACATCGTGTGCCAGATGTGTGGCCAGGGGATGTATTCTGAGGAGCACATGAGCACCAAATCCTGCCAGGCCTGCACCCAGTGCTCTGACAGCGAGGTGGAGATCCGATCCTGTATGCCCAACTCTGACACACTCTGCATGG ATAAGAAGCTGCACATTTTATCCCGGCctgctgaggctgatgggaccCGGGAAGCTCCAGAAGAGGATGTGACAGAGGGACAGGAGGCCAGTCCTTCTCCTGGAACACCTAAGTTTACTCCACGGGATGAGGGTAGCAGCAACAACATTCTGGCTTATGTGTCTGTTCTGGCTGCCGTGGTGCTGGGACTGCTCATTTATGTGGCTTATAAATG CTGGAGATCGTGTAAACAGAAGAAGGCTCTCTCTAAGGCCCGTGCAGCTGAGCTGGGATCCTCTCCAGAGGGAGAAAAGCTCCAAAGTGACAGCGGGGTGTTTCTGGACTCTCACAGCCTACAGGACAACCAGCTCAGCAAAG GAGCTAAGATTGAAAGCAAGCAGGACACTCGTTCGTACGTCAATCTGCCCCCCAACAGACAGGAAGAAGTGGAGCGCctcctgcaggagggagggggtcGGGGGTGGAGGCAGCTGGGCGCAGCACTGGGCTATGAGCCAGAACAGCTGGACCTGTTTGGGCGCGGAGAGGCCCCCGCTCACACGCTCCTCTCTAACTGGGCCCAGAAAGAAGGCTCCACTCTGGGGCTGCTGTGTTCGGCGCTGGTCCGCATCGAGAGGCCCGATGTGGTAACAGGCCTCACCTGTCCCGCGCAGGGCGTCTCTGTGGTCTGA
- the nradd gene encoding tumor necrosis factor receptor superfamily member 16 isoform X1, with protein sequence MRLFAVCALLLFKVSLGDACASNQFTESGQCCSLCPAGFGAEAQCGKEDTKCAPCPKGTFSSSEGLGPCLPCSKCPRSVPMAASCSAVEDTQCECDNGFFFWREHGLCAPCSKCTRGEGAVRQCGLQGDIVCQMCGQGMYSEEHMSTKSCQACTQCSDSEVEIRSCMPNSDTLCMDKKLHILSRPAEADGTREAPEEDVTEGQEASPSPGTPKFTPRDEGSSNNILAYVSVLAAVVLGLLIYVAYKCWRSCKQKKALSKARAAELGSSPEGEKLQSDSGVFLDSHSLQDNQLSKAGAKIESKQDTRSYVNLPPNRQEEVERLLQEGGGRGWRQLGAALGYEPEQLDLFGRGEAPAHTLLSNWAQKEGSTLGLLCSALVRIERPDVVTGLTCPAQGVSVV encoded by the exons ATGAGACTCTTTGCTGTGTGCGCGCTTCTGCTGTTCAAA GTCAGTCTGGGAGATGCCTGTGCCAGTAACCAGTTTACTGAGTCGGGGCAGTGCTGCAGTCTGTGTCCCGCTGGCTTCGGAGCGGAGGCACAATGTGGGAAAGAGGATACCAAGTGCGCACCGTGCCCAAAAG GAACATTTTCCTCCTCCGAAGGCCTCGGCCCCTGCCTTCCCTGCAGCAAGTGTCCACGCAGCGTCCCGATGGCTGCCTCTTGCTCTGCCGTCGAGGACACGCAATGTGAATGTGACAACGGCTTCTTCTTTTGGAGAGAGCACGGCCTGTGCGCGCCTTGCTCCAAATGCACCCGTGGCGAGGGCGCCGTCCGGCAGTGTGGCCTTCAGGGAGACATCGTGTGCCAGATGTGTGGCCAGGGGATGTATTCTGAGGAGCACATGAGCACCAAATCCTGCCAGGCCTGCACCCAGTGCTCTGACAGCGAGGTGGAGATCCGATCCTGTATGCCCAACTCTGACACACTCTGCATGG ATAAGAAGCTGCACATTTTATCCCGGCctgctgaggctgatgggaccCGGGAAGCTCCAGAAGAGGATGTGACAGAGGGACAGGAGGCCAGTCCTTCTCCTGGAACACCTAAGTTTACTCCACGGGATGAGGGTAGCAGCAACAACATTCTGGCTTATGTGTCTGTTCTGGCTGCCGTGGTGCTGGGACTGCTCATTTATGTGGCTTATAAATG CTGGAGATCGTGTAAACAGAAGAAGGCTCTCTCTAAGGCCCGTGCAGCTGAGCTGGGATCCTCTCCAGAGGGAGAAAAGCTCCAAAGTGACAGCGGGGTGTTTCTGGACTCTCACAGCCTACAGGACAACCAGCTCAGCAAAG caGGAGCTAAGATTGAAAGCAAGCAGGACACTCGTTCGTACGTCAATCTGCCCCCCAACAGACAGGAAGAAGTGGAGCGCctcctgcaggagggagggggtcGGGGGTGGAGGCAGCTGGGCGCAGCACTGGGCTATGAGCCAGAACAGCTGGACCTGTTTGGGCGCGGAGAGGCCCCCGCTCACACGCTCCTCTCTAACTGGGCCCAGAAAGAAGGCTCCACTCTGGGGCTGCTGTGTTCGGCGCTGGTCCGCATCGAGAGGCCCGATGTGGTAACAGGCCTCACCTGTCCCGCGCAGGGCGTCTCTGTGGTCTGA